Proteins encoded together in one Streptomyces sp. TLI_171 window:
- a CDS encoding methylated-DNA--[protein]-cysteine S-methyltransferase, which yields MTTVFTTMPSPLGVLLLSGTLDPERGFALTAVTAPGQKGALAAPAADWRPDADALAPAVEQLTAYFAGERTTFDLPLAPVGTPFRQQVWNALDDIPYGATLTYGQLADAAGQSPRAVRAVGGAVGANPLLVVRPCHRVMGANGSLTGFAAGVDAKRWLLAHESGDRLF from the coding sequence ATGACCACCGTGTTCACCACCATGCCCAGCCCGCTCGGCGTCCTGCTGCTCAGCGGAACCCTGGACCCCGAGCGGGGCTTCGCCCTGACCGCCGTCACCGCCCCCGGCCAGAAGGGCGCGCTCGCCGCCCCCGCCGCCGACTGGCGCCCCGACGCGGACGCCCTCGCGCCCGCCGTCGAGCAGCTCACCGCCTACTTCGCCGGCGAGCGCACCACCTTCGACCTGCCGCTCGCGCCGGTCGGCACCCCCTTCCGGCAGCAGGTCTGGAACGCCCTGGACGACATCCCGTACGGCGCCACCCTCACCTACGGCCAACTCGCCGACGCCGCAGGGCAGTCACCGCGCGCGGTGCGCGCCGTCGGCGGCGCGGTCGGCGCCAACCCGCTCCTGGTCGTCCGCCCCTGCCACCGGGTGATGGGCGCCAACGGCAGCCTCACCGGCTTCGCCGCGGGCGTCGACGCCAAGCGCTGGCTGCTCGCCCACGAGAGCGGCGACCGGCTGTTCTGA
- a CDS encoding DNA-3-methyladenine glycosylase 2 family protein, whose amino-acid sequence MSESRQSHRGRSRRLEDVIDDETRYRAVDSRDARFDGVFFTAVRTTGIYCRPSCPATTPKRTNCTFYPTAAAAQGAGYRACRRCRPDSVPGSPEWNHRADLVGRAMRLIGDGVVDREGVAGLASRLGYSSRQLQRQLTAELGAGPLALARAQRAQTARLLLQTTDLPVTDVVFAAGFASVRQFNDTIREVYDRTPSALRTEHGGHRRGTATGGTLGLRLAYRGAIDTEHLLDFLGLRAVPGVEEVVAGPRPGTRTYRRTLALPYGHGIAEVDGLAPGDRPDRGWLDCRLTLADLRDLTTAVHRLRALFDLDADPDAVGGRLAADPLLAPLAAARPGLRSPGHVDPHELAVRAVLGQQITVAAARTLAGRLAERYGTPLPAADGGLRLLFPSAAALAAADPEHLAMPQSRRRALLGLCAALAGGDVRLDPGVDREQAAAELLALPGIGPWTVGYLRMRALADPDVFLPTDIGVRDGLRALGESGDPRTAAERSARWAPWRSYALHHLWSAAAAPTLRSTSKDQT is encoded by the coding sequence ATGTCCGAATCCCGCCAGTCGCACCGTGGACGATCACGCAGACTGGAAGACGTGATCGACGACGAGACCAGGTACCGGGCCGTGGACAGCCGGGACGCCCGCTTCGACGGGGTGTTCTTCACGGCGGTGCGCACCACCGGCATCTACTGCCGTCCCAGCTGCCCGGCCACCACCCCCAAGCGCACCAACTGCACCTTCTACCCGACCGCGGCCGCCGCCCAGGGCGCCGGCTACCGGGCCTGCCGGCGCTGTCGGCCGGACTCGGTGCCCGGCTCGCCCGAGTGGAACCACCGGGCCGACCTGGTCGGCCGCGCGATGCGCCTGATCGGCGACGGCGTGGTCGACCGGGAGGGCGTGGCGGGGCTGGCGTCCCGGCTCGGCTACAGCTCCCGGCAGCTGCAGCGGCAGCTCACCGCCGAGCTCGGCGCGGGCCCGCTCGCACTGGCCCGGGCGCAGCGCGCGCAGACCGCCCGACTGCTCCTGCAGACCACCGACCTGCCGGTCACCGACGTGGTGTTCGCGGCCGGGTTCGCCTCCGTGCGGCAGTTCAACGACACCATCCGCGAGGTGTACGACCGGACCCCGTCCGCGCTGCGCACCGAGCACGGCGGCCACCGGCGCGGCACCGCCACCGGCGGCACCCTAGGACTGCGGCTCGCCTACCGGGGGGCGATCGACACCGAGCACCTGCTGGACTTCCTCGGCCTGCGAGCGGTCCCCGGCGTGGAGGAGGTCGTCGCCGGACCGCGCCCGGGCACCCGCACCTACCGGCGGACGCTGGCCCTCCCGTACGGCCACGGCATCGCCGAGGTGGACGGCCTGGCGCCGGGCGACCGGCCCGACCGGGGCTGGCTGGACTGCCGGCTCACCCTCGCCGACCTGCGCGACCTCACCACCGCCGTGCACCGGCTGCGCGCCCTGTTCGACCTGGACGCCGACCCGGACGCGGTGGGCGGCCGGCTCGCCGCCGACCCGCTGCTGGCGCCGCTCGCCGCGGCCCGGCCCGGGCTGCGCTCGCCGGGGCACGTCGACCCGCACGAACTCGCGGTGCGCGCCGTCCTCGGCCAGCAGATCACGGTCGCCGCCGCCCGCACCCTGGCCGGCCGGCTCGCCGAGCGGTACGGCACGCCGCTGCCCGCCGCCGACGGCGGACTGCGCCTGCTGTTCCCGTCCGCGGCGGCGCTCGCCGCGGCCGACCCGGAGCACCTGGCGATGCCGCAGTCCCGGCGCCGGGCCCTGCTCGGCCTGTGCGCGGCGCTCGCCGGGGGCGACGTCCGCCTCGACCCCGGGGTGGACCGCGAACAGGCAGCCGCCGAGCTGCTCGCCCTGCCCGGCATCGGCCCGTGGACGGTCGGCTACCTGCGGATGCGCGCCCTCGCCGACCCGGACGTGTTCCTTCCCACCGACATCGGCGTCCGCGACGGCCTGCGCGCCCTCGGCGAATCCGGCGACCCGCGCACCGCCGCCGAACGCTCCGCCCGCTGGGCCCCCTGGCGCTCCTACGCCCTGCACCACCTGTGGTCCGCGGCCGCCGCCCCCACCCTCCGCTCCACCTCCAAGGACCAGACATGA
- a CDS encoding DUF305 domain-containing protein translates to MAAVVALGLGVPALVSGGTPASGSAPAAAAVPATDSPEAGFARDMAIHHQQAIDMSFIVRDRTQDQAVRGLAFDIINTQANQRGMLMGFLDQWGLTQNTGAKPMAWMGHSYEAHDGSLMPGMATNTELEKLRSLSGREAEVYYLQLMIKHHRAGGEMAQAYVDAAKNDAEKRLAQGMVDAQHAEIALMTDMLTERGAQPAS, encoded by the coding sequence CTGGCGGCCGTGGTCGCGCTCGGGCTCGGCGTCCCGGCGCTGGTCAGCGGCGGCACTCCGGCGTCCGGCAGTGCGCCGGCCGCCGCGGCGGTGCCGGCCACCGACTCGCCGGAGGCCGGGTTCGCCCGCGACATGGCGATCCACCACCAGCAGGCCATCGACATGTCGTTCATCGTCCGGGACCGCACCCAGGACCAGGCGGTGCGCGGTCTGGCGTTCGACATCATCAACACCCAGGCCAACCAGCGCGGCATGCTGATGGGCTTCCTCGACCAGTGGGGCCTGACCCAGAACACCGGCGCCAAGCCGATGGCGTGGATGGGCCACAGCTACGAGGCGCACGACGGGTCGCTGATGCCGGGCATGGCGACCAACACCGAGCTGGAGAAGCTGCGTTCGCTCAGCGGCCGGGAGGCCGAGGTGTACTACCTGCAGCTGATGATCAAGCATCACCGGGCCGGCGGGGAGATGGCCCAGGCGTACGTGGACGCGGCGAAGAACGACGCCGAGAAGCGGCTCGCCCAGGGCATGGTCGACGCGCAGCACGCGGAGATCGCGCTGATGACCGACATGCTCACCGAGCGCGGCGCGCAGCCCGCGAGCTGA
- a CDS encoding MFS transporter, giving the protein MAEPVAAASRLLDTLQLAERPRPRAVARWPHAHWLAVGTVCLGAFLGQLTASVTSLVFPALEHRFDAGFAAVEWVSLAYLLVLVALLAPVGRLSDLVGRKTMYLGGFAVFAAASLGAGLAGSLGTLIACRAVQAVGGAMMQANSVALVARGVPERAMRTALGVQAAAQALGLALGPTLGGLLVTHASWRWAFWVNVPIGVLGMLAGWFLLPRTFPDGRCAAVREKDSRFDLAGLVLLAGSSTALLLALSAASGLPLPGRAVAVLLLGAAAAGLGLVRQERRADRPIIPPGLVNTPGIRAGLGVALIGYLLLFCPLVLEPVALAARGVPTATAGLAITALPAAFALAATAGGGLLPRRWTDAARCRCGALTAAAGLLALAVLPAPGPWAAALPLLAAGYGLGLLLPANNALVMRAIPAQSSAVGGGLVNMVRSLGTALGTALPVLAVHLAGPATGGRAVPLLLAAVALLAARLSGR; this is encoded by the coding sequence ATGGCTGAACCCGTGGCCGCCGCGTCCCGGCTGCTCGACACCCTGCAACTCGCCGAACGCCCCCGCCCGCGCGCCGTCGCCCGCTGGCCGCACGCCCACTGGCTGGCGGTCGGCACGGTCTGCCTCGGCGCGTTCCTCGGCCAGCTGACGGCCAGCGTCACCTCGCTGGTCTTCCCGGCCCTGGAACACCGCTTCGACGCGGGCTTCGCAGCCGTCGAATGGGTCTCGCTGGCGTACCTGCTGGTGCTGGTCGCGCTGCTCGCCCCCGTCGGCCGGCTCTCCGACCTGGTCGGACGGAAGACCATGTACCTCGGCGGGTTCGCGGTGTTCGCCGCCGCCTCGCTCGGGGCCGGCCTGGCCGGCAGCCTCGGCACGCTGATCGCCTGCCGGGCCGTACAGGCCGTCGGCGGCGCGATGATGCAGGCCAACAGCGTCGCCCTGGTCGCCCGCGGAGTGCCCGAGCGGGCGATGCGCACCGCGCTCGGCGTCCAGGCCGCCGCCCAGGCCCTCGGGCTGGCACTCGGCCCGACGCTCGGCGGGCTGCTGGTCACCCACGCGTCCTGGCGCTGGGCGTTCTGGGTCAACGTGCCGATCGGGGTGCTCGGCATGCTCGCGGGCTGGTTCCTGCTGCCCCGCACCTTCCCGGACGGACGGTGCGCCGCGGTGCGGGAGAAGGACAGCCGCTTCGACCTGGCCGGGCTGGTGCTGCTGGCCGGCTCGTCCACCGCGCTGCTGCTGGCGCTGTCCGCCGCGTCCGGCCTGCCGCTGCCCGGCCGGGCGGTCGCCGTCCTGCTGCTCGGCGCGGCCGCCGCCGGACTCGGGCTGGTGCGCCAGGAGCGCCGCGCCGACCGTCCGATCATCCCGCCCGGCCTGGTCAACACGCCGGGGATCCGGGCCGGGCTGGGCGTCGCCCTGATCGGCTACCTGCTGCTGTTCTGCCCGCTGGTCCTGGAGCCCGTGGCCCTCGCCGCCCGCGGCGTGCCCACCGCCACCGCCGGACTGGCGATCACCGCGCTGCCCGCCGCGTTCGCGCTCGCCGCCACCGCCGGCGGCGGCCTGCTGCCCCGGCGCTGGACGGACGCGGCCCGCTGCCGCTGCGGCGCGCTGACCGCCGCCGCAGGACTGCTGGCCCTGGCCGTGCTGCCCGCGCCCGGACCGTGGGCCGCCGCGCTCCCGCTGCTGGCCGCCGGGTACGGGCTGGGGCTGCTGCTGCCGGCCAACAACGCGCTGGTGATGCGGGCGATCCCCGCACAGAGCTCGGCCGTCGGCGGCGGCCTGGTCAACATGGTGCGCAGCCTCGGCACCGCGCTCGGCACCGCACTGCCCGTCCTCGCCGTCCACCTGGCCGGCCCCGCGACCGGCGGCCGGGCCGTCCCGCTGCTGCTCGCCGCCGTCGCCCTGCTCGCCGCCCGGCTGTCCGGGCGCTGA
- a CDS encoding MarR family winged helix-turn-helix transcriptional regulator, producing the protein MSSQPQPASRPSETAAPDTEALAGAQQLTDVITRLRRALRSSIRSEFPWEALPMAQVELLQTLAVAPMRVGELAARQRLAPNTVSGLISKLLESGLVDRQPDPGDRRTARIALTDAGHQQLRDWQSAHERRLAAALDSLAPADRDAVMHALPGLDRLAHSLAGTDPTR; encoded by the coding sequence ATGTCCTCGCAGCCCCAGCCCGCCTCGCGCCCGTCCGAGACCGCCGCTCCGGACACCGAAGCGCTCGCCGGGGCGCAGCAGCTCACCGACGTGATCACCCGCCTGCGGCGGGCGCTGCGGAGCTCCATCCGCTCGGAGTTCCCGTGGGAGGCGCTGCCGATGGCGCAGGTGGAGCTGCTGCAGACGCTGGCCGTCGCGCCGATGCGGGTCGGGGAGCTGGCGGCCCGTCAGCGGCTGGCGCCCAACACCGTCAGCGGCCTGATCTCCAAGCTGCTGGAGTCCGGCCTGGTCGACCGCCAGCCCGACCCGGGCGACCGCCGCACCGCCCGGATCGCCCTCACCGACGCCGGGCACCAGCAGCTGCGGGACTGGCAGAGCGCGCACGAGCGCCGCCTCGCCGCCGCGCTGGATAGCCTCGCCCCCGCCGACCGCGACGCCGTGATGCACGCCCTCCCGGGCCTCGACCGCCTGGCCCACTCGCTGGCCGGCACCGACCCGACCCGCTGA
- a CDS encoding DUF3105 domain-containing protein — protein MGSASKQSNPTGKQPKPGSKAAQQADRRARIAELRAVEQRRERRNKLLTIGISSALVLAMIGGGTWLALDAKQKSDDKKAAAAAEQKAKEDAANVPIDGVQTFGKLTQNHVQTDVKYPQTPPVGGDHNPVWATCMGNVYDKPLKNENAVHSLEHGAVWVTYNGKATPADIQKLGDKVKATPYSMMSPYPDEAGTITLSAWSTQLVVESADDPRVAQFFTKYVQGPQTLEQGASCSSGTM, from the coding sequence ATGGGTTCCGCCTCGAAGCAGTCCAACCCGACCGGCAAGCAGCCCAAGCCGGGCAGCAAGGCCGCCCAGCAGGCCGACCGCCGGGCCCGGATCGCCGAGCTGCGCGCCGTCGAGCAGCGCCGTGAGCGCCGCAACAAGCTGCTCACCATCGGCATCTCCTCCGCCCTGGTGCTCGCCATGATCGGCGGCGGCACCTGGCTGGCGCTGGACGCCAAGCAGAAGAGCGACGACAAGAAGGCCGCCGCGGCCGCCGAGCAGAAGGCGAAGGAGGACGCCGCGAACGTGCCGATCGACGGCGTGCAGACCTTCGGCAAGCTGACCCAGAACCACGTCCAGACCGACGTGAAGTACCCGCAGACCCCGCCGGTCGGCGGCGACCACAACCCGGTCTGGGCGACCTGCATGGGCAACGTGTACGACAAGCCGCTGAAGAACGAGAACGCCGTCCACTCGCTGGAGCACGGCGCGGTCTGGGTCACCTACAACGGCAAGGCGACCCCCGCCGACATCCAGAAGCTCGGTGACAAGGTCAAGGCCACCCCGTACAGCATGATGAGCCCGTACCCGGACGAGGCGGGCACCATCACGCTGTCCGCGTGGAGCACCCAGCTGGTGGTGGAGTCCGCGGACGACCCGCGGGTGGCGCAGTTCTTCACCAAGTACGTGCAGGGCCCGCAGACCCTGGAGCAGGGCGCCAGCTGCAGCTCGGGGACGATGTGA
- a CDS encoding tetratricopeptide repeat protein, whose product MEGHRNSVTGQARIEGVALQAGDIQGGVHIHSHAPALLPVPQQLPPAPAHLLGRAAELSALDAELSAPPPPGGRCLVLTGPPGIGKSALAGSWLRTRARDFPDGVLYADLRGHAPGGPADPGEVLGAFLRALAMPAVPADLHEAAALWRSVTAGRRFAVLLDSAATAAQVRPLLPGAAHSVTVVTGRTRLTGLGIDVARFFEVGLIDRAAATELLARRVGADRVAAESPAADQVVARCAGLPLALCVAGARMAARPRQPLAATAEALSRESDRLDALRLDGERAVHAALAASYRGLEPAAARLYRLLGLLPVPEFTPALAGAAAELPLAAADLLLDALGDEHLLEQPADGRYRFHDLVRLHARECGTEGEPPEQRRAAARRVAEHLLATATATERLISPSRRPLARDYDQPPWHVPEFDGEESALRWLDAERGQLAAALRAAVADGRPALVWQLADAMWPLFLRLRAAELQVEAHESGLAAARADGVRAAEQRMLTSGGHGLRNAGRPVEAARWYGEALELARAMADPRAEANAQYGIGQSHRLAGELASARRAFEETLRLREQVGHPRGVALARIALGEVALAAADLPAALAQLDQAERELTELGDHYEAARALALTGQAHLAAGRLPQAGRTLDAALAAFRTARSTLWEARTLHLLGELAERDGDPARARQHLGTALALYRTLAAPDAEAVARRLAELPTG is encoded by the coding sequence GTGGAAGGCCACCGCAATTCCGTCACCGGCCAGGCCAGGATCGAGGGAGTCGCCCTGCAGGCGGGCGACATCCAGGGGGGCGTGCACATCCATTCGCACGCTCCGGCGCTGCTTCCGGTCCCGCAACAGCTTCCACCCGCCCCCGCCCACCTCCTCGGGCGCGCGGCGGAGCTGTCCGCGCTGGACGCGGAGTTGAGCGCGCCGCCGCCGCCGGGCGGCCGCTGCCTGGTGCTCACCGGGCCGCCCGGCATCGGCAAGAGCGCACTGGCCGGCAGCTGGCTGCGGACCCGGGCCCGGGACTTCCCCGACGGGGTGCTCTACGCCGACCTGCGCGGACACGCCCCCGGCGGCCCGGCCGACCCGGGAGAGGTGCTGGGCGCGTTCCTGCGGGCGCTGGCGATGCCGGCCGTGCCCGCCGACCTCCACGAGGCCGCCGCACTCTGGCGGTCCGTCACCGCCGGCCGCCGGTTCGCGGTCCTGCTGGACAGCGCCGCCACCGCCGCCCAGGTCCGCCCGCTGCTGCCGGGCGCCGCCCACTCGGTGACGGTGGTGACCGGCCGCACCCGGCTCACCGGGCTCGGCATCGACGTGGCCAGGTTCTTCGAGGTCGGCCTGATCGACCGCGCCGCCGCCACCGAACTGCTCGCCCGCCGGGTCGGCGCGGACCGGGTCGCCGCCGAGTCGCCGGCCGCCGACCAGGTGGTCGCCCGCTGCGCCGGACTGCCGCTGGCGCTGTGCGTGGCCGGCGCCCGGATGGCGGCCCGCCCCCGCCAGCCGCTGGCCGCCACCGCCGAGGCGCTCAGCCGGGAGTCCGACCGGCTGGACGCGCTGCGCCTGGACGGCGAACGGGCGGTGCACGCCGCGCTGGCCGCCTCCTACCGGGGACTGGAGCCGGCCGCCGCCCGGCTGTACCGGCTGCTCGGCCTGCTGCCGGTCCCCGAGTTCACGCCGGCCCTGGCGGGCGCGGCCGCCGAACTGCCGCTCGCCGCGGCCGACCTGCTGCTGGACGCGCTGGGCGACGAACACCTGCTGGAGCAGCCCGCCGACGGCCGCTACCGCTTCCACGACCTGGTCCGGCTGCACGCCCGGGAGTGCGGGACGGAGGGCGAACCGCCGGAACAGCGGCGGGCGGCCGCGCGGAGGGTCGCCGAACACCTGCTGGCCACGGCCACCGCCACCGAGCGGCTGATCAGTCCGAGCCGCCGCCCGCTGGCCCGCGACTACGACCAACCACCTTGGCACGTGCCGGAGTTCGACGGCGAGGAGAGTGCCCTGCGCTGGCTGGACGCGGAGCGCGGACAGCTCGCCGCGGCCCTGCGCGCGGCCGTCGCGGACGGGCGGCCCGCCCTGGTCTGGCAGCTCGCCGATGCCATGTGGCCGCTCTTCCTGCGCCTGCGCGCCGCCGAACTCCAGGTGGAGGCCCACGAGTCGGGACTGGCCGCGGCCCGCGCCGACGGCGTGCGGGCGGCCGAGCAGCGGATGCTGACCTCCGGCGGCCACGGACTGCGCAACGCCGGGCGGCCGGTCGAGGCGGCCCGCTGGTACGGCGAGGCGCTGGAACTGGCCCGTGCCATGGCGGACCCGCGGGCCGAGGCCAACGCCCAGTACGGGATCGGCCAGTCGCACCGGCTGGCAGGTGAACTCGCCTCGGCCCGGCGGGCGTTCGAGGAGACCCTGCGGCTGCGTGAGCAGGTCGGCCACCCGCGGGGCGTGGCCCTGGCCCGGATCGCGCTCGGCGAAGTCGCCCTGGCCGCCGCCGACCTGCCCGCCGCCCTCGCACAACTCGACCAAGCCGAGCGGGAGTTGACGGAACTCGGGGATCACTACGAGGCGGCCAGGGCGCTCGCGCTGACCGGACAGGCCCACCTGGCCGCGGGCCGCCTGCCGCAGGCCGGTCGAACGCTGGACGCCGCGCTGGCCGCGTTCCGGACGGCCCGCTCCACCCTGTGGGAGGCGCGCACCCTGCACCTGCTCGGCGAACTGGCCGAACGCGACGGCGATCCGGCACGTGCCCGGCAGCACCTGGGGACGGCGCTTGCGCTGTACCGCACCCTCGCCGCACCGGACGCCGAAGCCGTGGCCCGGCGGCTGGCCGAGCTGCCGACCGGCTGA
- a CDS encoding AfsR/SARP family transcriptional regulator encodes MIHLLGTVELSAAGRPLPISSRKGRTLLACLALDLERPQSVTSLADRLWDGEPPPSVVSTLHGYLSKLRSALRRANELAGGSDGRPIELVSRSGTYALHAQPEQVDWQLYHRLAVDARALAEAGEDRQALAVLDRAAQVWQGEPLAGLPGLWAQQVRSQLLDRRFATALTRFEVELRLGRYADLVPDLAELAEQQPCNEQVAAHLMAALYGCGRIAEALAAYRRIRRRMYEDLATGPGAALDRLHDGILRREQIADLIRRPPGTAPAPRTAPAAPPAPVPRGRPARRPSTLLPAPELFGREAELDLLTGAARGEWPAPAGSRTAALPVVALSGLPGSGKTALALTAAHRLLPDFPDGAFLLRLGAHSPTRPDTGPEAAATALLRQFGVPAPEIPLEPDELLARCRELLSQHRALVLLDDAAGPDQIGPLLPAAPTCFVVVTSRHRMAELAAVSTVPLDALTPDAAATMFTRLIGPDRATDPAHLAAVTRRCAHLPLALHLAAGRFRSHPSWDLAHLAGRLSRNSRLDELRHGPESLHAALAGSYQDLPADHQLALRRLSLHPGEEFGLLTAAVLVDCPVDRAEHLIEGLLAASLLSEHSVERFSFHELVREYAVTRQSIEESAQDRTATDRRVINFLTSTADWADRKIHPQRFRMDLPSLSPLLTTEDPVIGPAWPGRLSPKAWLATETETLTALERRLRAAGDSESAAVLAHLIAAELDSRCLWPEAGEAHRAAAAHWRAAGADLAEMHAQLALSGAELKLARYPESARAAKRALALAHAGGEQRGAAEALGRLGALRWHQGDLHGALALQRESRSVLRQVGDAAAAARATANLGLVQSQLGDTRAAIDSLSEALSFFRTADEQAVALQITNNIGGLYLEIGDTVAARRAFEAVSEAGEGTISPVDLAVSRVNLSRLMEIPREFDSAIRLIDSSVEVFRRSGSLRQQADAMNAKGLALFRSGNPESAMELFAEAHRIASAIGASREAVDALNGLARVEEVRPGIAVRARSGPAEISRGTAGGFAPEDALAHYREVLRAEAPPNPGPA; translated from the coding sequence ATGATCCACCTGCTGGGAACAGTCGAACTCTCGGCCGCTGGACGGCCGTTGCCGATCAGCTCGCGAAAGGGCCGGACCTTGCTGGCCTGCCTCGCCCTCGACCTGGAACGCCCGCAGTCGGTCACCTCGCTCGCCGACCGGCTCTGGGACGGCGAGCCGCCGCCGAGCGTGGTCAGCACCCTGCACGGCTACCTCTCCAAGCTCCGCAGCGCCCTGCGCCGGGCCAACGAACTCGCCGGCGGCTCCGACGGCCGCCCGATCGAGTTGGTCTCCCGCTCCGGCACCTACGCCCTGCACGCGCAACCCGAGCAGGTGGACTGGCAGTTGTACCACCGGCTGGCCGTCGACGCCCGAGCCCTGGCCGAGGCCGGCGAGGACCGGCAGGCGCTCGCCGTCCTCGACCGGGCCGCTCAGGTCTGGCAGGGCGAACCCCTGGCCGGCCTGCCCGGACTGTGGGCCCAGCAGGTCCGCAGCCAACTGCTGGACCGAAGATTCGCCACCGCACTCACCCGCTTCGAGGTCGAACTCCGGCTCGGCCGCTACGCCGACCTGGTGCCCGACCTGGCCGAACTCGCCGAGCAGCAGCCCTGCAACGAGCAGGTCGCCGCCCACCTGATGGCCGCGCTCTACGGCTGCGGCCGGATCGCCGAGGCCCTCGCCGCCTACCGCCGCATCCGCCGCCGGATGTACGAGGACCTCGCCACCGGCCCCGGGGCCGCCCTGGACCGGCTGCACGACGGGATCCTCCGACGCGAGCAGATCGCCGACCTGATCCGCCGCCCGCCGGGCACGGCCCCCGCTCCGCGCACCGCCCCCGCGGCCCCGCCGGCCCCGGTACCACGGGGGCGCCCCGCACGGCGGCCCTCCACCCTGCTGCCGGCACCCGAACTCTTCGGCCGAGAAGCCGAGTTGGACCTGCTGACCGGCGCCGCCCGGGGTGAGTGGCCGGCCCCGGCCGGCAGTCGCACCGCCGCCCTGCCCGTGGTCGCCCTCAGCGGGCTGCCCGGCAGCGGCAAGACCGCCCTCGCCCTCACCGCCGCCCACCGACTGCTCCCCGACTTCCCCGACGGCGCGTTCCTGCTCCGCCTCGGCGCCCACTCCCCCACCCGGCCCGACACCGGTCCCGAGGCCGCCGCCACCGCCCTGCTGCGCCAGTTCGGCGTCCCCGCGCCCGAGATCCCGCTCGAACCCGACGAACTCCTCGCCCGCTGCCGCGAACTGCTCTCCCAGCACCGCGCCCTCGTCCTGCTCGACGACGCCGCCGGGCCCGACCAGATCGGCCCGCTCCTCCCGGCCGCGCCCACCTGCTTCGTCGTCGTCACGTCCCGCCACCGGATGGCCGAACTCGCCGCCGTCAGCACCGTCCCCCTCGACGCCCTGACCCCCGACGCCGCCGCCACCATGTTCACCCGCCTGATCGGCCCCGATCGCGCCACCGACCCCGCCCACCTCGCCGCCGTCACCCGCCGCTGCGCCCACCTCCCCCTCGCCCTCCACCTGGCCGCCGGGCGGTTCCGCTCCCACCCGTCCTGGGACCTCGCCCACCTCGCGGGACGACTCTCCCGGAACTCGCGGCTCGACGAGCTCAGACACGGGCCGGAGAGCCTGCACGCCGCGCTCGCGGGGTCGTACCAAGACCTCCCGGCCGATCATCAGCTCGCCCTCCGCAGACTGAGCCTGCACCCGGGCGAGGAGTTCGGCCTGCTGACCGCGGCGGTGCTCGTCGACTGCCCCGTGGACCGGGCGGAGCACCTGATCGAGGGCCTGTTGGCGGCGAGCCTGCTGTCCGAGCATTCGGTCGAGAGGTTCAGCTTCCACGAACTGGTTCGCGAGTACGCCGTCACTCGGCAGAGCATCGAGGAAAGCGCGCAAGATCGCACCGCAACCGACCGACGGGTCATCAATTTCCTCACCAGCACCGCTGATTGGGCCGACCGGAAGATCCATCCGCAGCGATTCCGGATGGATCTTCCGTCGTTGTCCCCACTGCTGACGACCGAAGATCCGGTGATCGGACCGGCCTGGCCCGGCCGGCTCTCCCCGAAGGCCTGGCTGGCGACCGAGACGGAAACCCTGACCGCTCTCGAACGGCGACTGCGGGCCGCCGGGGACAGCGAATCGGCGGCCGTGCTCGCCCACTTGATCGCGGCAGAGCTCGACTCCCGCTGCCTGTGGCCGGAGGCCGGCGAGGCGCACCGCGCAGCCGCGGCCCACTGGCGCGCAGCGGGCGCGGACCTCGCCGAGATGCATGCACAACTCGCATTGTCCGGGGCGGAGTTGAAGCTCGCCCGGTACCCGGAGTCGGCCCGGGCGGCCAAGCGCGCGTTGGCCCTCGCGCACGCCGGGGGCGAGCAGCGCGGAGCAGCAGAGGCCTTGGGGCGCCTGGGCGCCCTGCGCTGGCACCAGGGCGACCTGCACGGCGCCCTGGCACTGCAGCGCGAGTCCCGGTCCGTCCTGCGCCAGGTCGGCGACGCCGCCGCGGCCGCCCGGGCGACCGCGAACCTGGGCCTGGTCCAGAGCCAGCTGGGAGACACCCGCGCGGCGATCGACAGCCTCTCCGAGGCGCTGTCCTTCTTCCGCACCGCCGACGAGCAGGCGGTGGCACTGCAGATCACCAACAACATCGGCGGCCTCTATCTGGAAATAGGTGACACAGTGGCCGCGCGGCGGGCTTTCGAAGCCGTCTCGGAGGCAGGCGAAGGAACCATATCGCCGGTCGATCTGGCGGTTTCCCGGGTGAACCTCTCCCGCTTGATGGAGATTCCCCGAGAATTCGACTCGGCGATACGCCTGATCGATTCCTCCGTGGAGGTATTTCGCCGTTCCGGAAGCCTCCGCCAGCAGGCCGACGCGATGAATGCGAAGGGCCTCGCGCTGTTCCGCTCCGGAAATCCGGAATCCGCGATGGAGTTGTTCGCCGAGGCCCACCGGATCGCTTCGGCCATCGGAGCGTCCCGCGAGGCGGTCGACGCACTGAACGGCCTGGCCCGGGTGGAGGAGGTGCGGCCGGGCATCGCCGTCCGAGCGCGCTCGGGTCCGGCCGAAATCTCCCGTGGCACGGCCGGCGGATTCGCCCCCGAGGATGCCCTGGCGCACTACCGGGAAGTGCTCCGGGCCGAGGCCCCGCCGAATCCCGGCCCCGCTTGA